The proteins below are encoded in one region of Mycobacterium pseudokansasii:
- a CDS encoding type II toxin-antitoxin system VapC family toxin has translation MILVDSDVLIAHLRGVAVARDWLLNVRSRGPLTMSVVSIAELIGGMRTVERREVWRLLASFRVEPVTEIIARRAGDMMRRYRRSHNGIGLGDYLIGATADVRGLELATLNVRHFPMFEHLQPPFAITDGQPPGE, from the coding sequence GTGATCCTGGTCGACTCCGATGTGCTGATCGCGCACTTGCGAGGTGTGGCCGTCGCCCGCGACTGGCTTCTCAATGTTCGGAGTCGCGGACCCCTGACAATGAGCGTGGTATCGATCGCGGAGCTGATCGGCGGTATGCGGACTGTCGAGCGGCGCGAAGTGTGGCGCCTGCTTGCATCATTTCGTGTCGAGCCGGTGACTGAGATCATTGCTCGCCGCGCTGGAGACATGATGCGCCGATATCGGCGCAGCCACAACGGTATCGGACTCGGCGACTATCTCATCGGTGCAACGGCGGACGTGCGGGGCCTAGAACTGGCGACGCTGAATGTGCGGCATTTCCCCATGTTCGAGCATTTGCAGCCGCCGTTTGCCATCACGGACGGGCAGCCGCCGGGGGAGTGA
- a CDS encoding WS/DGAT domain-containing protein has translation MAERRRLGIQDSLWLEMDRPNNLMVVDTVVWTTDPLDWSRVRRVIEERLTTRYPVFRSLAVKDRDGSWWWEVDDEFDFERHVTVVDLKDPDDRRELQVLVASHRTEMLDRNRPLWQGIWVNRYRDGSAIIMRTHHAVADGMRMVELAMSLFDASPTGGPIRGPGVMQHGARPHPPGQPMRQRLRTAAGRAAATAQRARSLIEETVSDPGGRATDVAAGMIGAAAAAPRILSRATGFGRLALQNPVGAGHTITTSARAAASDVVESVGAMMRATLPGSGTLVDVFSAAPGDLDILRKLLLGTRNDPTIWTGTAGQDKAVAWSEPIPLAKVKAVARANNCTVNDVLVTSAAGTLHDYLQAHHARCSAVTFMIPVNLKPVDVTLPDNLGNEFALVQLELPTDEADPLRVLAVAKNRMNRIKHGHEAAVAFRLQETIAGFNRQLYEASVDLFTNRTIGTFTNVPGPPMPVYLAGSKVAGIVGWAPVSGNQPMSFTISTYNGNVVVGIACDKTLVPDHETIVDGFAGAFERLLAASPGVA, from the coding sequence GTGGCAGAGCGGCGCCGGCTCGGCATCCAGGACTCCCTGTGGCTGGAGATGGACCGGCCGAACAACCTGATGGTCGTCGACACGGTGGTCTGGACGACCGACCCGCTCGACTGGAGTCGGGTGCGCCGAGTTATCGAGGAGAGGCTCACGACCCGCTATCCCGTGTTCCGCAGCCTGGCGGTCAAGGACCGCGACGGCTCGTGGTGGTGGGAGGTCGACGACGAGTTCGACTTCGAGCGGCATGTCACGGTTGTGGACCTGAAGGATCCCGACGACCGCCGCGAACTGCAGGTGCTGGTCGCAAGCCACCGCACCGAAATGCTCGACCGCAACCGGCCACTCTGGCAAGGGATTTGGGTGAACCGCTACCGGGATGGCAGCGCTATCATCATGCGGACGCACCATGCCGTCGCCGACGGGATGCGCATGGTCGAACTGGCGATGAGCCTTTTCGACGCGTCTCCCACCGGAGGTCCGATCCGCGGCCCCGGGGTCATGCAGCACGGGGCGCGGCCGCACCCGCCGGGGCAGCCGATGCGGCAACGACTGCGCACGGCAGCGGGCCGGGCGGCCGCTACGGCGCAGCGCGCGAGGTCGCTGATCGAAGAGACGGTGAGCGACCCGGGCGGACGGGCGACGGACGTGGCTGCCGGCATGATCGGGGCGGCTGCCGCAGCGCCTCGTATCCTTAGTCGTGCCACCGGTTTCGGTCGTTTGGCGTTGCAGAACCCGGTGGGGGCCGGCCACACGATCACCACCTCGGCGCGGGCGGCGGCGTCCGACGTCGTCGAGTCCGTCGGCGCCATGATGCGGGCGACGCTGCCCGGCAGTGGCACGCTGGTCGACGTGTTCTCCGCCGCACCTGGTGACCTGGACATCCTGCGCAAGCTGCTGCTCGGCACTCGCAACGACCCGACGATCTGGACGGGTACCGCGGGCCAAGACAAAGCGGTGGCGTGGTCAGAGCCCATTCCGCTGGCCAAAGTCAAGGCCGTGGCCAGGGCGAACAACTGCACGGTCAACGACGTGCTGGTGACCAGCGCGGCCGGAACATTGCACGACTACCTGCAGGCCCACCACGCCCGCTGCTCGGCGGTGACCTTCATGATTCCGGTCAACCTCAAACCCGTCGACGTGACGCTGCCTGACAATCTCGGTAACGAGTTCGCCCTCGTACAACTCGAACTGCCCACCGATGAGGCCGATCCCCTCCGGGTCCTGGCCGTAGCCAAGAACCGGATGAACCGGATCAAGCACGGCCACGAGGCGGCCGTGGCGTTTCGCCTGCAGGAGACCATCGCCGGATTCAATCGGCAGCTGTATGAAGCATCGGTGGACTTGTTCACCAACCGCACGATCGGCACCTTCACCAACGTTCCTGGCCCGCCGATGCCGGTGTACCTGGCCGGTAGCAAGGTGGCGGGCATCGTCGGGTGGGCACCGGTATCGGGTAATCAGCCCATGAGCTTCACGATTTCCACCTACAACGGCAACGTGGTGGTGGGCATCGCCTGCGACAAAACCCTGGTGCCCGATCATGAAACGATCGTCGACGGGTTTGCCGGGGCTTTTGAGCGGTTGCTGGCGGCGAGCCCCGGGGTTGCCTGA
- a CDS encoding NAD(P)-dependent oxidoreductase, producing MMNPSYLMALDAGGSGGHCLLVDIAGGAFTRIFRSWTHPAAPETGGLGTDLDLDLIWATLAEAARAALDKAGATPDQVLGVAATSMRHTTLVLDEDGNALLATPNRDARAAGEAFQLASEYGSALYVRTGQWPSPLATAARLRWLAKTNPDAWARATMVLTLSDWIAYRLCGESGSEPSQSSPTLLFDVAQRDWSVDLADELSIPRRLLPPLRPAGTRLGTVTPTAAELFGLRAGTPVAVAGADTQCAMLGVGAVAPGQVGAIGGTTVPVQLVLDRPVVDPDERLWTGCHVLADRWVLESNAGAMGEALDWFARILHPDAEHPVAHFLAEAGLSEPGAAGILSTLGTGVMNARELRLPTGTITLSHLSTAHDPQRRRHLERAVVDGMAYAVRANLEQFRDVAATHTSPSAFSLAGGMSRSAVFAQVLSDVLGMPVEVGATPESTALGAALCAGVAVGVFADLVEGAQRFHGQARTVLPDGERTRAYHQLYGGWQQLRAAGADAETLASQLILPSALKAMSATAARSRPALRPRIMVTADMDDDGLAALRALGDTEYASFRTAMRLLTGPSLVEALAGVHVFITEVDVVDADAIRQLPDLRVVAACRGNAVNVDLVACTAFEIPVLYAPGRNADAVADLTVAFLLMLARRLPTASAFLHQPGVAAGDMGRMGQAFTSLQGHELWHKTIGLVGFGAVGRAVTRRLRAFDAHVLVFDPYVDAEQIVLADAGPATLNELLDSSDFVSLHAAVSEQSRGMIGAAALARMRPGACLVNTARAALVDEAALADALRNGHLGGAALDVFSVEPPGSDHPLLALDNVIATPHVGGNTIDVAAHQGRMIGADLRRLLVGEAPLHVLNPETLRSFDWTAPRPTPEPGVLEQLARQPGPAVSDLQLDRGAAAAQPEPAPPATTLAPGAEVPPEMRDGMRRILKGFVDRITHDEALSAFAAGKSVTLHFTLTDLELAFFLQLQGGAITADLGDPATPADVELRMRAEILDGMFTGRVNPMQAAMGGRLSFSGDTAKAMTLQNMQDDLARLYQEAREEAGDPGDLATIPDATAAVPSAAPATALPTPTGSAGDLRDTLLQTVHELYTAELITATGGNVSVRIPGTDQLWITPSQMFKGDLRPEILVRLDLDGHVLDPGAPSPSSERMMHCLVYRARPDAQAVVHAHAPHATMLVNTGLPFLPVSTEAAFFGDIPRVPFIMPGTDELAHAVAEAIRDGWAVLMQNHGILVAGRSLRRAADMVEIIDRSAEIILGCYAVGKEPTTLPGDVVEMLQKMGDLMA from the coding sequence ATGATGAACCCCAGCTATCTGATGGCGCTCGATGCCGGCGGCAGCGGCGGGCATTGTCTGCTCGTTGACATCGCAGGCGGCGCGTTTACCCGCATCTTCCGGTCATGGACCCACCCGGCGGCGCCCGAAACCGGCGGACTGGGCACCGATCTCGACTTAGACCTGATCTGGGCAACCCTCGCCGAGGCCGCCCGCGCGGCGCTGGACAAGGCGGGCGCAACGCCGGATCAGGTGTTGGGTGTGGCGGCGACAAGCATGCGGCACACCACGTTGGTACTCGACGAAGACGGCAACGCCTTGTTGGCCACGCCCAACCGCGACGCACGCGCGGCCGGCGAGGCGTTTCAGCTGGCGAGCGAGTACGGCAGCGCGCTTTATGTCCGCACCGGGCAATGGCCGAGCCCGCTTGCCACCGCGGCGCGACTGCGCTGGTTGGCAAAGACGAATCCGGACGCGTGGGCGCGCGCCACGATGGTGCTCACGCTCAGCGATTGGATCGCCTACCGGCTGTGCGGCGAGTCCGGCAGCGAGCCGTCGCAATCCAGCCCCACCCTGTTGTTCGACGTGGCGCAACGTGATTGGTCGGTCGACCTTGCCGACGAATTGAGCATTCCGCGTCGCCTGCTACCGCCGTTGCGCCCCGCGGGTACCCGGCTAGGCACAGTCACGCCCACGGCGGCGGAGTTGTTCGGGCTACGCGCCGGGACTCCGGTCGCGGTCGCCGGCGCCGATACCCAGTGCGCCATGCTGGGCGTCGGCGCGGTAGCGCCGGGACAGGTGGGGGCGATTGGTGGCACCACGGTTCCCGTCCAGCTGGTGCTCGACCGACCGGTTGTCGATCCCGACGAGCGGCTGTGGACCGGTTGCCACGTGCTGGCGGACCGCTGGGTGTTGGAGAGCAACGCCGGAGCGATGGGTGAAGCGCTCGACTGGTTCGCACGCATCCTGCACCCGGACGCCGAGCATCCGGTGGCCCACTTCCTAGCCGAAGCGGGGTTGTCTGAGCCGGGTGCGGCCGGCATTCTGTCCACCCTTGGCACCGGCGTGATGAACGCGCGGGAATTGCGGCTGCCCACCGGCACTATCACGCTGTCGCACCTCAGCACCGCCCATGATCCGCAACGGCGGCGCCACCTGGAGCGTGCCGTGGTCGACGGCATGGCGTATGCGGTGCGCGCCAACCTCGAGCAGTTCCGTGACGTCGCGGCAACACACACCAGCCCCTCCGCGTTCAGCCTCGCCGGCGGCATGTCGCGCAGCGCGGTATTCGCGCAGGTACTCAGCGACGTCCTCGGCATGCCCGTCGAAGTGGGCGCCACACCGGAATCCACCGCGCTCGGCGCGGCGCTGTGCGCCGGCGTCGCCGTCGGAGTCTTCGCCGATCTGGTCGAAGGCGCCCAGCGATTCCACGGCCAGGCCCGCACGGTGCTGCCGGACGGCGAGCGGACACGCGCCTACCACCAGCTCTACGGCGGCTGGCAACAGCTGCGGGCCGCGGGAGCCGACGCCGAAACGCTTGCGTCGCAACTGATCCTGCCGTCGGCGCTCAAGGCGATGAGCGCTACGGCTGCGCGGTCGCGACCGGCGCTGCGGCCGCGCATCATGGTCACCGCGGACATGGACGACGACGGACTGGCGGCGCTGCGCGCGCTCGGCGACACCGAATACGCGAGCTTTCGCACCGCAATGCGGCTGCTGACCGGGCCGAGCCTGGTCGAGGCGCTGGCCGGGGTGCACGTGTTCATCACCGAAGTGGACGTGGTGGACGCCGATGCGATCCGGCAACTGCCCGATCTGAGGGTCGTGGCCGCGTGCCGGGGCAACGCGGTCAACGTCGACCTCGTGGCGTGCACCGCGTTCGAGATTCCAGTCCTCTACGCCCCGGGACGCAACGCCGACGCCGTCGCCGACCTCACCGTCGCGTTCCTGCTGATGCTGGCCCGCCGGCTGCCCACGGCGTCGGCGTTCCTTCATCAGCCGGGGGTCGCCGCCGGCGACATGGGCCGGATGGGTCAGGCGTTCACCAGCCTGCAAGGTCACGAACTGTGGCACAAGACAATCGGTCTGGTCGGCTTCGGCGCGGTGGGCCGTGCTGTCACCCGACGCCTGCGCGCCTTCGACGCCCACGTCCTGGTGTTCGACCCGTATGTCGATGCCGAGCAGATCGTGCTGGCCGATGCCGGGCCGGCGACGTTGAATGAGCTGCTGGACAGCAGCGACTTCGTCAGCCTGCACGCCGCGGTGAGCGAACAGTCACGCGGAATGATCGGCGCCGCAGCACTGGCCCGCATGCGGCCGGGCGCTTGCCTGGTCAACACGGCGCGCGCGGCGCTCGTCGACGAGGCTGCCCTGGCCGACGCGCTGCGCAACGGACACCTCGGCGGCGCCGCGCTCGACGTCTTCAGCGTCGAGCCCCCGGGGTCGGATCACCCGCTGCTGGCCCTCGACAATGTGATCGCGACGCCGCACGTCGGCGGCAACACCATCGACGTGGCGGCGCACCAAGGGCGGATGATCGGCGCAGACCTGCGCCGACTGCTCGTCGGCGAGGCGCCGCTGCACGTCCTCAACCCCGAAACCCTGCGTAGCTTCGACTGGACCGCACCGCGCCCGACACCGGAACCCGGAGTCCTCGAACAGTTGGCCCGCCAACCCGGGCCCGCGGTGTCGGACCTGCAGCTCGACCGGGGCGCGGCCGCTGCGCAGCCTGAACCAGCGCCCCCCGCAACGACATTGGCGCCGGGCGCCGAGGTGCCGCCCGAAATGCGCGACGGCATGCGGCGCATCCTGAAAGGCTTTGTCGACCGGATCACCCACGATGAGGCGCTAAGCGCTTTTGCCGCAGGCAAATCCGTCACGCTGCACTTCACGCTCACCGACCTGGAGCTGGCGTTCTTCCTGCAACTACAGGGCGGCGCGATCACCGCCGACCTCGGCGATCCCGCTACGCCCGCCGACGTCGAATTACGCATGCGCGCCGAGATCCTCGACGGGATGTTCACCGGGCGCGTCAATCCCATGCAAGCGGCTATGGGCGGGCGACTCTCGTTCAGCGGCGACACAGCCAAGGCGATGACGTTGCAGAACATGCAGGACGATCTGGCCCGGCTCTACCAGGAGGCCCGCGAGGAAGCCGGTGATCCGGGCGATCTGGCCACCATCCCCGACGCCACCGCAGCCGTGCCGTCCGCCGCACCCGCCACCGCATTGCCGACACCAACCGGATCCGCGGGAGATCTCCGGGACACCCTGCTGCAGACCGTGCACGAGCTCTACACCGCCGAACTCATCACCGCCACCGGCGGTAACGTCAGCGTGCGCATCCCTGGAACCGACCAGCTGTGGATCACGCCCAGCCAAATGTTCAAGGGGGACCTGCGGCCCGAAATCCTGGTGCGCCTGGACCTAGACGGGCACGTGCTTGATCCCGGCGCTCCCTCACCGTCGAGCGAACGAATGATGCACTGCCTGGTGTACCGTGCCCGTCCCGACGCGCAGGCGGTGGTGCATGCCCACGCACCGCACGCCACCATGCTTGTCAATACCGGGCTGCCGTTTCTGCCGGTGTCGACCGAGGCGGCGTTCTTCGGTGACATCCCGCGGGTGCCGTTCATCATGCCGGGAACCGACGAGCTGGCACATGCCGTGGCCGAGGCCATCCGGGACGGCTGGGCGGTGCTCATGCAGAACCACGGGATACTGGTCGCCGGCCGCAGTCTGCGCCGCGCCGCCGACATGGTCGAGATCATCGACCGCTCGGCCGAGATCATCCTGGGTTGCTACGCCGTCGGCAAGGAGCCGACCACGCTGCCCGGCGACGTGGTCGAAATGCTGCAGAAGATGGGCGATTTGATGGCGTGA
- a CDS encoding excalibur calcium-binding domain-containing protein, translating into MVRELLVCVAITAAAWGIALGAAPVAQTEPADANCTEVSSTGSCVYKNCTDAHAHGRCNIPSDDPAYCPRQDRDNDGFACEC; encoded by the coding sequence ATGGTTCGTGAATTGCTGGTATGCGTAGCAATCACCGCCGCGGCTTGGGGTATCGCCCTCGGCGCTGCCCCGGTCGCGCAGACCGAGCCTGCCGACGCGAATTGCACGGAGGTGAGCTCAACCGGCAGCTGCGTCTACAAGAACTGCACCGACGCGCACGCGCACGGCAGATGCAACATCCCCAGCGACGATCCGGCCTACTGCCCGAGGCAGGACCGTGACAACGATGGCTTCGCCTGCGAGTGCTAA
- a CDS encoding aldehyde dehydrogenase family protein, whose amino-acid sequence MTTQASLDTTTLDTALDALHANAASWVALSLEAKVALLGALPRKILNFAPEMVAAADRAKGIASTSSWVAEDWLTGVWAFIQGVNSHALVLRRILAGQEPIKADAVHTRPDGQVVVDVFPVTVYDRLLLNGYKAQVWIEPGVSAEQTRKDAARMYRGAGYDHPGVASVLGAGNVGTITTLDILDQLFAQGNVCVVKMNPVNDYLGPFYEKIFNDFVSRGWLRFVYGGADVGSYLAHHPKVDSIHMTGSAATYDAIVWGSDAEAATRKANNTPLLDKPISAELGGLSPVIVVPGDWSDADLRFQAEHIASSKLNNAGHNCIATQVMLVSEDWELTDQLIAEIRAVMREVEPRRTYYPRSQEKTEQACEGMRGAEVLSGDKSRVLISDVDPHSGASILRDEVFAGALGIVRLPGKTAREFMCNAVDFANDILPGTLGATIIIDPKTRKTNAAAFDDAISGLRYGDIGVNVWSAMNFLLGYTPWGAFPGHTPQDIGSGTGVVHNAFLLQHPQKAIAEIPFRPSPRAILGGELTISPKPVFFVTNKTAETTIRRLVKFLVDGKPTALPGIFASALGG is encoded by the coding sequence ATGACCACACAAGCATCACTCGATACGACAACACTCGACACGGCGCTTGACGCTCTGCACGCTAATGCGGCCAGCTGGGTCGCCCTGTCCCTCGAAGCCAAGGTGGCACTGCTGGGAGCGTTGCCGCGCAAGATCCTCAATTTCGCCCCGGAGATGGTGGCCGCGGCCGACAGGGCGAAAGGCATCGCCTCGACCTCCAGTTGGGTCGCCGAAGACTGGCTGACCGGTGTATGGGCCTTCATCCAGGGCGTCAACTCGCACGCCCTGGTGCTCAGGCGGATACTTGCCGGGCAGGAGCCGATCAAGGCCGACGCGGTGCACACCAGGCCCGACGGACAGGTCGTCGTCGACGTCTTCCCGGTCACCGTCTACGACCGGTTGCTGCTCAACGGCTACAAGGCGCAGGTCTGGATCGAGCCGGGCGTCAGTGCTGAGCAAACGCGCAAGGACGCCGCCCGCATGTACCGCGGTGCCGGCTACGACCACCCGGGCGTCGCATCGGTCCTCGGCGCCGGCAACGTGGGAACCATTACGACGCTCGACATCCTCGACCAGTTGTTCGCCCAGGGGAACGTCTGCGTCGTGAAGATGAACCCCGTCAACGACTACCTCGGCCCGTTCTACGAGAAGATCTTCAATGACTTCGTCTCGCGTGGCTGGCTGCGCTTCGTCTATGGCGGCGCCGACGTCGGCAGCTACCTGGCTCATCATCCGAAGGTCGACTCCATTCACATGACCGGTTCGGCGGCAACCTACGACGCGATCGTGTGGGGCAGCGATGCCGAGGCGGCGACTCGTAAGGCCAACAACACCCCGTTACTGGACAAGCCGATCTCGGCCGAGCTTGGCGGACTCAGCCCGGTGATCGTCGTCCCGGGCGACTGGAGCGACGCCGACCTCAGGTTCCAGGCCGAACACATCGCATCCAGCAAGCTCAACAACGCCGGCCACAACTGCATCGCGACCCAGGTCATGCTCGTTTCGGAAGATTGGGAGCTGACCGACCAGCTCATCGCCGAAATTCGCGCCGTCATGCGTGAGGTCGAGCCTCGCCGCACGTACTACCCCCGCTCGCAAGAGAAGACCGAGCAGGCGTGCGAGGGGATGCGCGGCGCGGAGGTCCTCAGCGGCGACAAGAGCCGGGTGCTCATCTCCGATGTCGACCCGCACAGCGGTGCCAGCATCCTGCGTGACGAGGTGTTCGCCGGCGCCCTGGGAATCGTGCGGCTTCCCGGCAAGACGGCGCGCGAATTCATGTGCAACGCCGTCGATTTCGCCAACGACATTCTGCCGGGCACCCTAGGCGCGACGATCATCATTGACCCCAAGACGCGAAAGACGAACGCAGCGGCCTTCGATGACGCGATTTCCGGCCTGCGCTACGGCGACATCGGGGTCAACGTGTGGTCGGCGATGAATTTCTTGCTGGGATACACGCCCTGGGGTGCGTTCCCCGGGCACACTCCGCAAGACATCGGCAGCGGCACCGGGGTGGTGCACAACGCCTTCTTGCTGCAGCACCCGCAGAAGGCCATCGCCGAGATCCCATTCCGGCCGTCACCGCGCGCCATCCTCGGAGGCGAGTTGACGATATCGCCCAAGCCCGTCTTTTTCGTGACCAACAAGACCGCGGAGACGACGATCCGTCGACTGGTCAAATTCCTGGTGGACGGCAAGCCCACCGCGCTGCCCGGGATCTTTGCGTCGGCTTTGGGGGGATGA
- a CDS encoding SDR family NAD(P)-dependent oxidoreductase, giving the protein MGSESDGFKRRYGPWALIAGASVGLGAAFAAELAQRGLNLVLIARRSGPLESRSTELEDKYGVSVQTISMDLAAPDMMETIIRETNHLDIGLLVYDTAYMLIGPFLGHSVESHLRAIDVNCRGPLMLAHHFGQQMSARKRGGIILMTSLSGMQGAPWLASYGATKAFNIVLAEGLWYELKPHGVDVMACCAGAIETPNYTSSNPASLRFFAPKPLTVDKVAHDAITALGSSPLLIPGGAYRASQTLLERFASRKRRISIMGNSTEKMYGDRRVTLN; this is encoded by the coding sequence ATGGGCAGTGAATCGGATGGCTTCAAAAGACGATATGGGCCGTGGGCGCTCATTGCCGGCGCGTCGGTAGGGCTGGGTGCGGCTTTTGCCGCTGAGCTGGCACAAAGAGGCTTGAACCTGGTGTTGATTGCACGCAGGTCCGGTCCACTGGAGTCGCGGTCCACCGAACTCGAAGACAAATACGGTGTATCGGTGCAGACCATTTCGATGGATCTGGCCGCCCCGGACATGATGGAAACGATTATCAGAGAGACAAACCATCTCGACATCGGATTACTGGTATACGACACCGCTTACATGCTGATCGGTCCTTTCCTCGGCCATTCTGTCGAGAGTCATCTGCGGGCTATTGACGTAAATTGCCGCGGTCCGCTGATGCTGGCACATCACTTCGGACAGCAGATGAGCGCGCGGAAGCGAGGCGGGATCATATTGATGACGTCGCTTTCCGGCATGCAGGGCGCTCCCTGGCTGGCGAGTTACGGTGCCACCAAAGCCTTCAACATCGTTCTGGCCGAGGGATTGTGGTACGAACTGAAGCCGCACGGGGTCGACGTCATGGCCTGTTGCGCGGGCGCCATCGAGACACCTAACTACACCTCCAGCAACCCGGCGAGTCTGAGATTTTTCGCTCCTAAGCCGTTGACGGTGGACAAGGTCGCCCACGACGCCATCACTGCTCTGGGCAGTAGTCCGCTGCTCATTCCCGGAGGCGCCTACCGCGCCTCGCAGACGTTGTTGGAGCGGTTCGCATCGCGGAAACGTCGGATAAGCATCATGGGGAATTCCACCGAGAAGATGTATGGCGACAGGCGGGTGACGCTGAACTAA
- a CDS encoding NAD-dependent epimerase/dehydratase family protein: protein MQIAVTGGTGYLGAHIVRGLLTAGHQVRLLAEPGWDNPPLLHKFSEFGAITVHRGDVREPDTVARLVDDAETVLHGAGVVGTDNRREKLMWEVNAYATEAVLRQAHERGLDPIVSLNSYSALFPPPGPVIGPDTPTAAGRSAYAKTKGYADRVARRLQDEGAPIVLTYPSSVVGRAYMTNPGITEQGWATIVRTGVAPRLRNAGMMMIDVRDIADVHVASMSPGRGPKRYLCGGVMLSFDEMISALEAGCGRHIRRIPLSSRMFRAVGRIADVIGAVLPLGAGFSFEAAQLLTAAIPTDDSRTLAELGVTWRSPREAIIATFAHRNADET from the coding sequence GTGCAGATCGCAGTCACCGGTGGCACCGGATATCTCGGCGCGCACATCGTCCGTGGACTGTTGACGGCCGGCCACCAGGTACGGCTCCTCGCCGAGCCCGGCTGGGACAATCCCCCACTGCTACATAAGTTTTCGGAATTCGGGGCGATCACCGTGCATCGCGGCGACGTGCGAGAGCCCGATACCGTTGCGCGGCTCGTCGACGACGCCGAAACCGTGCTGCACGGGGCCGGCGTCGTCGGCACCGACAACCGGCGCGAGAAGTTGATGTGGGAAGTCAACGCGTATGCCACCGAGGCGGTGCTGCGTCAGGCGCATGAGCGTGGGCTGGACCCGATCGTCTCCCTCAACAGCTACAGCGCCCTCTTCCCGCCGCCGGGACCGGTGATCGGACCGGACACTCCGACTGCGGCGGGCAGATCTGCCTACGCCAAGACAAAGGGCTACGCCGATCGAGTTGCCCGGCGGCTGCAAGACGAGGGTGCGCCCATCGTGTTGACCTATCCGTCCAGCGTCGTCGGCCGGGCCTACATGACGAACCCCGGAATCACCGAGCAGGGCTGGGCCACGATCGTCCGCACGGGTGTGGCACCGCGATTGCGCAACGCCGGGATGATGATGATCGACGTGCGAGACATCGCCGACGTACACGTGGCGTCGATGAGTCCGGGCCGCGGCCCGAAACGCTACCTGTGCGGCGGTGTGATGCTGAGCTTCGACGAGATGATCAGTGCGCTCGAGGCCGGCTGCGGGCGCCATATCAGACGAATCCCTCTGTCCAGCCGTATGTTTCGGGCCGTCGGGAGGATCGCCGACGTCATCGGCGCGGTGCTGCCGCTGGGCGCCGGATTCAGTTTCGAAGCCGCACAACTGCTCACCGCGGCGATACCCACCGACGACTCGCGCACCCTGGCCGAACTCGGGGTGACCTGGCGCTCGCCCCGAGAGGCGATCATCGCGACCTTCGCGCATCGCAACGCCGACGAAACATAA
- a CDS encoding DUF167 domain-containing protein: protein MTDILMVKAKPGSRKGPLVEIGPDGGLTIYVREPAVDGKANDAVARLLATHLGVPRSRVQMVSGATSSHKRFRVSR, encoded by the coding sequence ATGACCGACATCCTCATGGTCAAGGCCAAGCCGGGCAGCCGCAAGGGGCCGCTGGTCGAAATCGGTCCTGACGGTGGGTTGACGATCTACGTGCGCGAGCCGGCTGTGGACGGCAAGGCCAACGACGCGGTCGCGCGGTTACTGGCCACCCACCTGGGAGTGCCCAGGAGCCGGGTCCAGATGGTGTCCGGAGCGACGTCGAGTCACAAGCGCTTCCGCGTCAGCCGCTAG
- a CDS encoding CopG family transcriptional regulator: MRRTNIYLDEQQTASLDRLAKQQGVSRAELIRQLLERALASADDNLASDLKAIDDSFGTLRDVDLPGRFPGYREEHLARVWRGTS, from the coding sequence ATGCGTCGCACCAACATCTACCTTGACGAGCAGCAGACCGCGAGCCTCGACCGGTTAGCGAAACAGCAAGGTGTGTCGCGGGCCGAACTTATCCGCCAGCTGCTCGAGCGCGCTCTGGCCAGCGCTGACGACAACCTGGCGTCGGATCTGAAAGCGATCGACGATTCCTTCGGTACGCTTCGAGACGTTGACTTGCCGGGGCGTTTTCCTGGCTATCGGGAGGAGCACCTCGCCCGAGTGTGGCGCGGGACGTCGTGA